A window of the Lepisosteus oculatus isolate fLepOcu1 chromosome 14, fLepOcu1.hap2, whole genome shotgun sequence genome harbors these coding sequences:
- the LOC138242588 gene encoding trichohyalin-like, with the protein MRQREEERQRETEELRQREEERQRETDELRQREEERRRETEDLRQREEERQRETEELRQREEDRQGETEELRQSLKERQRETEVLRQREEERQRETAELRQREEERRRETEDLRQREEERQRETEELRQREEERQRETEELRQREEDRQRETEELRQSLKERQRETEELRQRIEERQRETEELRQREEERQRETEELRQREEERQRETEELRQREEKRRRETEELRQRLEERQRETEELRQRLEERQRETEELRQKYERREREREEELRQRLEEEWRREEELKEKMRKILKEEELEKETEEPRLPVKRRNSLDITPPAMSEVEPRLQPHPSELRLVLLGRTGAGKSAAGNTILGSEEFPSEASSSAVTQESRKRTGQVSGRRVTVVDTPDWLHAGLSEGDRRRDVGLCVNLSAPGPHAYLLVTPLGRSSGEEKRTLETVLEIFGERALGHTMVLFTHADELTSRTLKESVHTGSRELQWLLEKCGNRYHALNNKDRGSTQVTELLEKIEELVAGNKGSYYSTETYQEAESQIRQRQLQILRDREESKQREEERLREKHQKELQNHLRRMEEEIQTREEKIRALEEQIAELEERLREERDEGRRRELEEELRRERVERERLQREVEELREEQERERREREETHRREMEGLRQHHEEKAREEAERDRETLQQVSVLTTQFTPAGQEHRSCRREIEELRETVERYRETIERQNTVIDRLTVWHQRHTGDTGERGESWCPGKRPPVLRASPRETGCLCGKMLFPQEGKSRAGRKVLEVRLLSGCSSPSDGDTGTGQRDERVLFPTRGIRQARGFDVAQDRDVLPVHKRDEDVLGDVLPEDGENLGVSYYGSRSQLRLQFLRIPDSRFLRFRSFPVNCVRTCGPEPAVLLERSERRPGRTKGEEKLLNSSLFSRWRQSRVFIPQVSSPLPKENRKSFSLRSAGREGEREMASESSALSPGEGQADSQEAPQRLSEIRIVLLGERRSGKSSAGNTILGREEFDTKGVTKECVKRQGEVAGRQITVVDTPGWGSSFIRRADPQRVRKEVVCSVSLCPPGPHALLLEINLNSDTDWRSVKEHLELLSERVWRHTIVLFTWGDRVRHTTIEQRIERGGKDLQWLVEKCGNRYHVLNNKNRGDHTQVTELLEKIEDMVAGNYGLYFTTDIDQVYTELETYNREIEKLRQRLEERQRETEELRQREKERQRQTGELRQREKERQRETEELRQRIEEERQRETEDLRQKYERREREREEELRQRLEEEWSRREEELKEKMRKTLKEEELEKETEEPRLPVKRRNSIDFIPPAMSEVEPRLQPRPSELRLVLLGRTGAGKSAAGNTLLGSTQFPSRPSLSAVTQACERRRGEAAGRQLSVIDTPDLLDSRGRQRDVCLEVRRCLLLSTPGPHAFLLVLPARRFTDEEKGALLTVTEVFGEAVLNHTVVLFTHGDSLGQETVEQYIDTQRRDLQQLLESCGNRYHVLNNMDTGDRTQVTQLLEKIEDMVAGNTLGFFVDQDAEERLRERENRYREVEEEEGRKEREHHQRAQELEERYREQQREAQEERSRTEELRRQWEEGLREEYDRRLQRKEAEIQERWEGELQKRVKELQESSQPQSLEPGQMSEGDPAVEPRLQPRPSELRLVPLGAGLGAAIGAHQEQQQEQ; encoded by the exons atgagacagagggaggaggagagacagagagagacagaggagctgagacagagggaggaggagagacagagagagacagatgagctgagacagagggaggaggagagacggagagagacggaggacctgagacagagggaggaggagagacagagagagacggaggagctgagacagagggaggaggacagacagggagagacggaggagctgagacagagtttgaaggagagacagagagagacagaggtgctgagacagagggaggaggagagacagagagagacagcggagctgagacagagggaggaggagagacggagagagacggaggacctgagacagagggaggaggagagacagagagagacggaggagctgagacagagggaggaggagagacagagagagacggaggagctgagacagagggaggaggacagacagagagagacggaggagctgagacagagtttgaaggagagacagagagagacagaggagctgagacagaggattgaggagagacagagagagacggaggagctgagacagagggaggaggagagacagagagagacggaggagctgagacagagggaggaggagagacagagagagacagaggagctgagacagagggaggagaagagacggagagagacagaggagctgagacagagattggaggagagacagagagagacagaggagctgagacagaggttggaggagagacagagagagacagaggagctgagacagaagtatgaaagaagggagagagagagagaagaggagctcagacagaggttggaggaggagtggaggagagaagaggagctgaAGGAGAAGATGAGAAAGATACTGAAGGAAGAGGAGctggagaaagagacagaggagcccagactgCCTGTCAAGAGGAGGAACAGTTTGGACATCACCCCTCCTGCCA TGAGTGAAGTCGAACCCAGACTCCAGCCCCACCCCTCTGAGCTGAGACTGGTGCTGCTGGGCAGGACTGGTGCTGGGAAGAGCgcagcaggaaacaccatcctgggctCAGAGGAGTTTCCCTCTGAAGCCAGCAGCTCCGCGGTCACTCAGGAGAGCCGGAAGAGGACAGGACAAGTGTCCGGGAGACGGGTGACTGTGGTGGACACTCCAGACTGGCTCCACGCCGGACTGTCTGAGGGGGACAGGAGACGGGATGTGGGGCTCTGTGTTAACCTGTCTGCCCCGGGACCCCACGCCTATCTCCTGGTGACCCCGCTGGGCCGATCCTCAGGGGAGGAGAAGAGGACACTGGAGACAGTCCTGGAGATATTCGGGGAGAGGGCCCTGGGACACACCATGGTCCTGTTCACCCACGCTGATGAGCTGACTAGCAGGACGCTGAAGGAGTCTGTGCACACAGGCAGCAGGGAGCTCCAGTGGCTGCTGGagaagtgtgggaacaggtatcacGCCCTCAACAACAAGGACAGGGGCagcactcaggtcacagagctgctggagaagatagagGAGCTGGTAGCAGGAAACAAGGGCAGCTACTACAGCACTGAGACGTACCAGGAGGCCGAGTCCCAGATCAGACAGAGGCAACTGCAGatcctgagggacagagaggagagcaaacagagggaggaggagagactgagggagaAGCACCAGAAGGAGCTGCAGAACCACCTCCGCAGGATGGAGGAGGAGATCCAGACACGAGAGGAGAAGATCAGAGCGCTGGAGGAGCAGATagcagagctggaggagaggctgagggaggagagggatgaggggaggaggagagagctggaggaggagctgaggagagagagagtggagagagagaggctgcagAGAGAGGTAGAGGaactgagagaggagcaggagagggagaggagagagagggaggagacacaCAGAAGGGAGATGGAGGGGCTCAGGCAGCACCATGAGGAAAAGGCCagagaggaggcagagagagacagagagactctCCAGCAGGTCAGTGTGTTGACAACACAGTTCActccagcaggacaggagcacaggagctgcaggagggagatcgaggagctgagagagacaGTAGAGAGATACAGAGAGACAATAGAGAGACAAAACACAGTGatagacagactcactgtgtgGCATCAGAGACACACAGGAGATACAGGAGA ACGAGGGGAGTCCTGGTGTCCTGGGAAAAGGCCCCCTGTGCTGCGGGCGTCTCCGAGAGAAACGGGCTGTTTGTGTGGGAAGATGCTCTTTCCTCAGGAGGGGAAGAGCCGAGCGGGAAGGAAAGTTCTGGAAGTGCGTCTCCTCTCCGgctgctccagtcccagtgacgGCGACACCGGGACAGGACAGAGGGACGAGCGGGTCCTCTTTCCCACACGGGGGATTA GGCAGGCCCGCGGCTTCGATGTCGCCCAGGACAGGGATGTCCTTCCAGTCCACAAACGTGACGAGGATGTTCTCGGCGATGTCCTTCCCGAAGATGGAGAGAATTTAGGAGTATCA TATTACGGCTCTCGCTCCCAGCTGCGCCTCCAGTTCCTCCGCATTCCCGATTCCCGGTTCCTCCGGTTCCGCTCCTTTCCTGTAAACTGCGTTCGGACCTGCGGACCGGAGCCTGCAGTCCTGCTGGAGCGGTCAGAGCGCCGGCCCGGCCGCACCAAAGGTGAGGAGAAACTTCTGAACTCTTCTCTCTTCTCACG GTGGCGCCAGAGCAGAGTCTTCATCCCTCAGGTGAGCTCACCTTTACCTAAAGAGAACAGGAAGTCCTTCTCCCTCAGATCAgcaggaagagaaggagagagagagatggcgtCTGAGAGTTCAGCGCTCAGCCCTG GGGAGGGACAGGCTGATTCCCAAGAGGCACCACAGCGTCTCTCAGAGATCAGGATCGTGTTGCTGGGGGAGAGAAGGTCTGggaagagctcagcaggaaacaccatcctgggcagAGAGGAGTTTGACACAAAGGGAGTAACTAAGGAGTGTGTGAAGAGACAGGGTGAAGTAGCTGGGAGGCAGATCACTGTGGTCGACACTCCAGGCTGGGGTTCCTCTTTTATAAGAAGGGCTGATCCACAGCGTGTCAGAAAGGAGgttgtgtgcagtgtgtctctgtgtcccccaggaccCCACGCTCTGCTCCTGGAGATTAATCTGAACTCAGACACAGACTGGAGATCAGTGAAGGAACATCTGGAGCTTCTTAGTGAGAGAGTGTGGAGACACACAATAGTGCTGTTCACCTGGGGGGACAGAGTGAGACACACAACCATTGAGCAGCGCATTGAGAGAGGAGGGAAGGATCTCCAGTGGCTGGTAGagaagtgtgggaacaggtatcatgttctcaacaacaagaacaggggtgaccacactcaggtcacagagctgctggagaagatagagGACATGGTGGCAGGAAACTATGGGCTGTACTTCACTACTGACATTGACCAAGTATACActgaactggagacatacaatAGAGAGATAGAGaagctgagacagaggttggaggagagacagagagagacggaggagctgagacagagggagaaggagagacagagacagacaggggagctgagacagagggagaaggagagacagagagagacagaggagctgagacagaggattgaggaggagagacagagagagacagaggatcTGAGACAGAAGTATgaaagaagggagagagagagagaagaggagctcagacagaggttggaggaggagtggagcaggagagaagaggagctgaaggagaagatgagaaagacactgaaggaagaggagctggagaaagagacagaggagcccagactgCCTGTCAAGAGGAGGAACAGTATAGACTTCATCCCTCCCGCCA TGAGTGAAGTCGAACCCAGACTCCAGCCCCGTCCCTCTGAGCTGAGACTGGTGCTGCTGGGCAGGACTGGTGCTGGGAAGAGCGCAGCAGGAAACACCCTCTTGGGCAGCACACAGTTCCCCTCCCGGCCCAGCCTGTCCGCGGTCACCCAGGCCTGCGAGAGACGCAGGGGGGAGGCTGCTGGGAGGCAGCTCTCCGTCATCGACACGCCAGACCTCCtggacagcagggggcgccagagGGACGTGTGTCTGGAGGTCCGGAGGTGCCTGCTGCTGTCCACCCCAGGACCCCACGCTTTCCTGCTGGTGCTGCCGGCCAGACGCTTCACGGACGAGGAGAAGGGAGCCCTGCTGACCGTGACCGAGGTGTTTGGGGAGGCTGTCCTGAATCACACTGTCGTCCTCTTCACCCACGGggacagtctgggacaggagacagTGGAGCAGTACATTGACACACAGAGGAGAGACCTGCAGCAGCTCTTAGAGAGctgtgggaacaggtatcatgttctcaacaaTATGGACACGGGCGaccgcactcaggtcacacagctgctggagaagatcgAGGACATGGTGGCAGGAAACACTCTGGGCTTCTTTGTGGACCAGGATGCAGAGGAGAGgctgagagaaagagagaacagATACAGGgaagtggaggaggaggagggcaggaAGGAGAGGGAGCACCATCAGAGAgcgcaggagctggaggagagataCAGGGAGCAGCAGCGAGaggcgcaggaggagaggagcaggacggaggagctgaggaggcaGTGGGAGGAAGGGCTGAGAGAGGAGTACGACAGGAGGCTGCAGAGAAAGGAAGCGGAGATCCAGGAGAGGTGGGAAGGGGAGCTGCAGAAGAGAGTGAAGGAGTTGCAGGAGTCCTCCCAGCCTCAGAGCCTGGAGCCGGGTCAGA TGAGTGAAGGAGACCCTGCAGTCGAACCCAGACTCCAGCCCCGCCCCTCTGAGCTGAGACTGGTGccgctgggagccggactgggGGCAGCAATAGGGGCCcatcaggagcagcagcaggaacagTGA
- the LOC138242589 gene encoding LOW QUALITY PROTEIN: trichohyalin-like (The sequence of the model RefSeq protein was modified relative to this genomic sequence to represent the inferred CDS: deleted 2 bases in 1 codon), with product MVAGNYGQYFTTDIEKLYTELETYNREIEELRQREEVRQRETEELRQREEVRQRETEELRQRLEERQRETEDLRQREEERQRETEELRQRLEERQRETEDLRQREEERQRETEELRQRLEERQRETEELRQREEERQRETEELRQKYERGEREREEELRQRLEEEWSRREEELKEKMRKTLEEEELEKETEEPRLPVKRRNSKDLDHPHMSEGDPAVKPRLQPRPSELRLVLLGRTGAGKSSAGNTLLGSTQFPSRPGLSAVTQTCERRRGEAAGRQLSVIDTPDLLDSRGRQRDVCLEVRRCLLLSSPGPHAFLLVLPARRFTDEEKGALLTVIEVFGEAVLNHTVVLFTHGDSLGQETVQQYVDTQGRDLQQLLESCGNRYHVLNNMDTGDRTQVTQLLDKIEDMVAGNSLGFFLDQDAEERLRERENRYREEEEGRKEREELRRRSEEEQRRRAEQLKEEHEEQQRHQLEELRRRQGEEQRRQLEALRREQEETLRRKEKELQLQYQEQRQRLEQEQREKTEEIKLRYRTQHQELLRRYEEEQRSRAEQMELRYQEQHRRVQETILKLTEEQLRKVEETRTQCAERLGERMEAVKRELEEEQERKIEELRQQHRGQDRGEAQQRCEAELWRKVDEIKQLYEERLQGRVQELEQQQQREMEEKRKEQEEEQRKREEELKKQLEEDRRQREQELELRKAEELRRVEELEQRYAQEEQSRLAELRLHEERMREQGRQELQRQTEELKLRQQQREAELRQELEDEQGRRAEELRQQLEREHHQREQELEERYREQQREAQEERSRTEELRSQMSEGDPAVEPRLQPRPSELRLVLLGAGLGAAIGALAGALRGATGAAAGTVIGAAGPGHPGDSAVFRPGPPGPPPGPGSLAAGRVGRPPLPRVTGSERGVRATAGLRSFGKRNKSLDRGLTFNRSQRGGCSATYDTLTQN from the exons ATGGTGGCAGGAAACTATGGGCAGTACTTCACCACTGACATTGAAAAACTGTACActgaactggagacatacaatagagagatagaggagctgagacagagggaggaggtgagacagagagagacagaggagctgagacagagggaggaggtgagacagagagagacagaggagctgagacagaggttggaggagagacagagagagacagaggacctgagacagagggaggaggagagacagagagagacagaggagctgagacagaggttggaggagagacagagagagacagaggacctgagacagagggaggaggagagacagagagagacagaggagctgagacagaggttggaggagagacagagagagacagaggagctgagacagagggaggaggagagacagagagagacagaggagctgagacagaagtatgaaag gggagagagagagagagaagaggagctcagacagaggttggaggaggagtggagcaggagagaagaggagctgaaggagaagatgagaaagacactggaggaagaggagctggagaaagagacagaggagcccagactgCCTGTCAAGAGGAGGAACAGTAAAGATCTTGACCATCCCCACA TGAGTGAAGGGGACCCTGCAGTCAAACCCAGACTCCAGCCCCGCCCCTCTGAGCTGAGACTGGTGCTGCTGGGCAGGACTGGTGCTGggaagagctcagcaggaaacaCCCTCCTGGGCAGCACACAGTTCCCCTCCCGGCCCGGCCTGTCCGCGGTCACCCAGACCTGCGAGAGACGCAGGGGGGAGGCTGCTGGGAGGCAGCTCTCCGTCATCGACACGCCAGACCTCCtggacagcagggggcgccagagGGACGTGTGTCTGGAGGTCCGGAGGTGCCTGCTGCTATCCTCCCCAGGACCCCACGCTTTCCTGCTGGTGCTGCCGGCCAGACGCTTCACGGACGAGGAGAAGGGAGCCCTGCTGACCGTGATCGAGGTGTTCGGGGAGGCTGTCCTGAATCACACTGTCGTCCTCTTCACCCACGGggacagtctgggacaggagacagTGCAGCAGTACGTtgacacacaggggagagaccTGCAGCAGCTCTTAGAGAGctgtgggaacaggtatcatgttctcaacaaTATGGACACGGGCGaccgcactcaggtcacacAGCTGCTGGACAAGATCGAGGACATGGTGGCAGGAAACAGTCTGGGCTTCTTTTTGGACCAGGATGCAGAGGAGAGgctgagagaaagagagaacagatacagggaggaggaggagggcaggaAGGAGAGGGAGGAGCTGAGACGCAGGAGTGAGGAAGAGCAGAGGAGGAGAGCGGagcagctgaaggaggagcacgAGGAGCAGCAGAGGCACCAGCTGGAGGAGCTGAGACGCAGGCAGGGAGAGGAGCAGCGCAGGCAGCTGGAGGCTCTCAGGAGAGAGCAGGAGGAGACACTGCGCAGGAAGGAGAAGGAGCTGCAGCTGCAGTACCAGGAGCAGAGGcagaggctggagcaggagCAGCGCGAGAAGACGGAGGAGATCAAGCTCCGCTACAGGACGCAGCACCAGGAGCTCCTGCGCAGGTACGAGGAGGAGCAGCGCAGCAGAGCTGAGCAGATGGAGCTCAGATACCAGGAGCAGCACAGGAGGGTGCAGGAGACCATCCTGAAACTCACTGAGGAGCAGCTGAGGAAGGTAGAGGAGACCAggacccagtgtgcagagagactGGGGGAGAGGATGGAGGCCGTGAAGAGGGAGCTTGAAGAAGAGCAGGAGAGGAAGATAGAGGAGCTGAGGCAGCAGCACAGAGGCCAAGACCGCGGGGAGGCCCAGCAGAGGTGTGAAGCAGAGCTGTGGAGGAAGGTGGATGAGATCAAGCAGCTGTATGAAGAGAGACTGCAGGGGAGAGTTCAGGagctggagcagcagcagcagagggagatgGAGGAGAAAAggaaggagcaggaggaggagcagaggaagagagaggaggagctgaagaagcagctggaggaggaTCGCAGGCAGAGGGAGCAGGAGCTGGAGCTGAGGAAGGCTGAGGAGCTCAGGAGAgtggaggagctggagcagaGATACGCAcaggaggagcagagcagactggCAGAGCTCAGACTCCACGAGGAGAGGATGAGAGAGCAGGGCAGGCAGGAGCTGCAGAGGCAGACGGAGGAGCTGAAACtgaggcagcagcagagggaggcagagctgaggcaggaaCTGGAGGACGAGCAGGGGAGGAGGGCGGAGGAGCTGAGGCAGCAGTTGGAGAGGGAGCACCATCAGAgagagcaggagctggaggagagataCAGGGAGCAGCAGCGAGaggcgcaggaggagaggaGCAGGACGGAGGAACTGAGGAGTCAGA TGAGTGAAGGAGACCCTGCAGTCGAACCCAGACTCCAGCCCCGCCCCTCTGAGCTGAGACTGGtgctgctgggagccggactgggGGCAGCAATAGGGGCCCTAGCAGGAGCCCTGAGGGGCGcaacaggagcagcagcaggaacagTGATAGGAGCTGCA gggcctggtcacccgggggactctGCGGTTTTTCGGCCCGGGCCTCCTGGTCCCCCGCCGGGGCCTGGCTCCCTCGCCGCGGGTAGGGTGGGGCGTCCCCCACTCCCGCGGGTCACCGGGAGCGAGCGGGGCGTCCGGGCCACCGCCGGACTCCGCTCGTTCGGCAAGCGCAACAAAAGCTTGGATCGAGGGCTGACTTTCAATAGATCGCAGCGAGGTGGCTGCTCTGCTACGTAcgacaccctgacccagaatTAG